Proteins from one Xenopus tropicalis strain Nigerian chromosome 1, UCB_Xtro_10.0, whole genome shotgun sequence genomic window:
- the cdk7 gene encoding cyclin-dependent kinase 7: protein MEGIMARGVDVRSRSKQYEKLEFLGEGQFATVYKARDKNTDRIVAIKKIKLGHRAEAKDGINRTALREIKLLQELSHPNIIGLLDAFGHKSNISLVFDFMETDLEVIIKDTSLVLTPAHIKSYMLMTLQGLEYLHHLWILHRDLKPNNLLLDENGVLKLADFGLAKSFGSPNRIYTHQVVTRWYRSPELLFGARMYGVGVDMWAVGCILAELLLRVPFLPGDSDLDQLTRIFETLGTPTEEQWPGMSSLPDYVAFKSFPGTPLHHIFIAAGDDLLELLQGLFTFNPCARCTASQALRKRYFSNRPAPTPGSLLPRPNCSVEALKEQQNLNLGIKRKRTEGMDQKDIAKKLNF, encoded by the exons ATGGAGGGGATAATGGCGAGAGGGGTGGATGTGCGCTCCCGTTCCAAGCAGTATGAGAAGCTGGAGTTCCTGGGGGAAGGCCAG TTTGCCACAGTTTATAAAGCAAGAGACAAGAATACAGATAGAATTGTGGCCATTAAAAAG ATTAAACTGGGACATAGAGCAGAGGCTAAAGATG GTATAAACAGAACAGCACTCAGAGAGATAAAGCTGCTGCAGGAGTTAAGCCATCCTAATATCATTGGC cttCTGGATGCTTTTGGACACAAATCAAACATAAGCCTGGTGTTTGATTTTATGGAGACAGATCTTGAG GTTATAATAAAAGATACCAGCTTGGTATTAACTCCAGCTCATATTAAATCATACATGCTGATGACTCTGCAGGGCTTGGAATACTTACACCACCTCTGGATCCTGCACAGA gaCTTGAAGCCAAATAATTTGCTGCTGGATGAAAATGGGGTCCTTAAACTTGCTGATTTTGGTCTTGCAAAGTCATTTGGGAGTCCAAACAGAATATATACTCATCAAGTAGTAACAAG GTGGTACCGATCTCCTGAGTTGCTGTTTGGTGCTAGAATGTACGGTGTGGGAGTAGACATGTGGGCAGTTGGCTGCATCTTAGCAGAGCTGCTACTTCGG gtGCCCTTTTTGCCTGGGGACTCTGATCTAGACCAACTTACAAGAATATTTGAAACTTTGGGAACACCAACAGAAGAGCAATGGCCG GGCATGTCCAGCCTTCCAGACTACGTTGCCTTTAAAAGTTTTCCAGGGACACCGCTCCACCATATTTTTATTGCAGCTGGTGATGATCTTCTTGAACTTTTGCAAGGCTTATTTACCTTTAATCCATGTGCACGATGCACAGCATCCCAG GCACTCAGAAAAAGGTATTTTAGCAACAGACCGGCGCCAACCCCAGGAAGCCTTTTGCCAAGACCAAATTGTTCTGTAGAAGCGTTAAAGGAGCAGCAAAATCTCAATCTAGGCATAAAGAGAAAGCGGACAGAAGGCATGGATCAAA AAGACATTGCTAAGAAGTTGAATTTTTGA